The following are encoded together in the Girardinichthys multiradiatus isolate DD_20200921_A chromosome X, DD_fGirMul_XY1, whole genome shotgun sequence genome:
- the LOC124863399 gene encoding G-protein coupled estrogen receptor 1, producing the protein MEGRSSVLIWIYNNTTEELNTSFRNSTTSEISEKYQFYIIGLFLSCLYTILLFPIGFIGNILILVVNLTHREKMTIPDLYFVNLAVADLILVADSLIEVFNLNERYYDYAILCTFMSLFLQINMHSSIFFLTWMSFDRYIALASSMSSCPLRTMQHAKLSCGLIWMASILATLLPFTIVQTQHRGEVHFCFANVVEIQWLEVTIGFLVPFSIIGICYSLIVRILMRAQKHRGLWPRRQKALRMIVVVVLVFFICWLPENVFISIQLLQGTTNPSKKTATTLWHDYPLTGHIVNLAAFSNSCLNPIIYSFLGETFRDKLRLFVKQKAGWSVVNRFCHHGIDLHLPVRGKVSEV; encoded by the coding sequence ATGGAAGGGAGGTCATCCGTTTTGATCTGGATATATAATAACACTACAGAAGAACTGAACACTTCATTCAGAAACAGCACTACAAGTGAAATCTCTGAAAAGTACCAGTTTTACATTATCGGCCTCTTTCTCTCCTGCCTGTACACTATCCTTCTTTTTCCTATTGGATTTATCGGGAACATCCTAATCTTGGTGGTAAACCTGACCCACAGAGAGAAGATGACCATTCCTGATCTCTACTTTGTGAATTTGGCTGTGGCCGACCTCATCCTCGTGGCAGATTCACTCATTGAGGTTTTCAACCTGAATGAAAGGTACTACGACTACGCCATCCTCTGCACCTTCATGTCCCTCTTCCTGCAGATCAACATGCATAGCAGCATCTTCTTCCTGACGTGGATGAGCTTCGACAGATACATCGCCTTGGCCAGCTCCATGAGCAGCTGCCCGTTAAGGACTATGCAGCATGCCAAGCTGAGCTGTGGCCTCATCTGGATGGCCTCCATCCTGGCCACCCTCCTACCCTTCACTATAGTACAGACCCAACACAGGGGTGAGGTGCACTTCTGCTTCGCTAACGTCGTTGAAATTCAGTGGTTGGAGGTGACCATCGGTTTTTTGGTCCCCTTCTCCATCATTGGTATATGTTACTCCCTGATTGTTCGAATCCTCATGAGGGCCCAGAAGCACCGTGGGTTGTGGCCCAGGCGTCAGAAAGCCCTCCGCATGATCGTGGTGGTGGTTCTGGTGTTCTTCATCTGCTGGCTGCCggaaaatgttttcataagCATCCAGCTGCTCCAGGGCACAACCAACCCATCAAAGAAGACTGCTACCACCCTATGGCATGACTACCCGCTCACAGGGCACATTGTTAACCTGGCAGCATTCTCCAACAGCTGTCTTAACCCCATCATCTACAGCTTTCTGGGGGAAACTTTCAGGGACAAGCTGCGTCTCTTTGTCAAGCAGAAAGCCGGCTGGTCAGTAGTGAATCGCTTCTGCCACCATGGCATTGATTTACACCTCCCGGTCAGGGGCAAAGTTTCAGAGGTGTGA